AAGCCCTTCAGGAGTACCTGTGTATTTACAAGTAGCCTGGCTGATGGAAGCCGGCCCTGCTGTGCCAGCCAACGCTTCGATAGGTTAATCATATATCGTTTTCATGTGCTCGTGGAAACAGAACTTTTAGAAAGCCAGATATTCCTCAGGCGAAGGCCAGTTTCTACGTATGCATACAAGTAGCGCGGCTGTATTCTGAGGAGGTGTGAGATTCTGAGGTTTCAGAATGCATTTGGATGAAAGCCCTGCCAAGGGTCATCTAAAGGCCATGGAAGACCATGTCCAAAGTGAACTTCATGATTTTATGAAGTGGAGAACCACATGTGTATTGAACAGATATCCTCTGAGACAACTAATTAGATTCCAGACAACAGGAAAGCTAGATCTAATTTGGAGTTTCAGGGCTCCCCTCTCACAGCCTAGAGTCCTTACAGCACTCTCAGAAAATACagctgaactcagggcctcgctGGGCCTTGTAATGACCATCCTGAGACTGACCATAGcttcagggctcctgtctcggctcTGCCTtctaggcatgacagttaccgaagcctcaatgcgggtagtacttccaggtcaaagctggaacagctacccactgcaTCATAGCTCTGTCAATGTGAGAGGACCCACCCACAGTCAGCAAAGATGGACTGGCTTGAAATCTGGTCCAGTGGCCAGGATAACTTTGTGTGCATGTAGgtatatgcataaacacacatcTAATTAAATATTTCATGTCACACACAGTGGTGTCGCCATCTTGTTATTGACTATTAACAGTGAATAATTATTGACTATTAATACAATAGTCTTAACAAATAAAGATGGCTTtttcttcaggtttttgtttgtttgtttcatggaaGTAACTGAAGAATCTCCTAACCAGCCAGTGTTTAACTGTACTGTGGACAAAACAGTGGGTGGTGATGGCTGGGCCTCAGCCCCATAGGCAGTGTGGGATAATACTTCAGACACTAACGTTGTGgggtttttgtggtttttgttttttctccacaAGATCTTCAGGCTCAAATTAAATTACTTGGAGCTTCTCTCCATGAAGCTTGTTAATTTGTACGACAGTGGCACAGAGATCCTTAGGGCACAGATgtcaaggaaaatattttatgtgtttcagAGAAAGTGTGTGACTTGATCGTATGCTGTTATTGCTGTTGTCATGTGATGGCATTCAATGCATTATAATGATCAACTCTTAAATATTTACCCAGGACGCTGAACAGTGGGACAGCATCTATAATGCTCTTGCTTCCAGGTGCTACATAATTGCAGGGGCTGCTTCCAGAAGTGTCTCTAAACTCCTAGAGCACAGAAATATCAGCACCCCAAAATCCCACGGGCTGATCATAAACCATACAAACCAAACCACAATGTCTGACTTGGTGGAAATAACCCATCTTATCGACAGTGAGTAAAACATCGATCTGAGAGACCTGTAATGGCTTGGTTATGCAAGGCGCCAAACCCACACAGTATGTCCACGTTAATAAAAAGCGAGGATTAAATCTTGAAAGCAGAGAAAGTTCAGCCATTTGTGGGGGGATTGAGTGCAGCTTAGCACCTGGCACTATGATGCTCTGTGGCAGCCTTAGTCCACAAGGTCAGATCTTTTACTGATCATGATCGCCAGTGGCTTCACAGCAGGGAGGGCTTTCTGCCCCtagcagagggcagagccaccCTAGCACACCCATCTATTTGCTTTAGTCTGTGGCTTTGGGGTACAGAGGAATATCAGAGACTCAGAAGGGGTACCCAGCCCTTCCTGCTAAAGAACAGGCCTAAAGCTTTGAATTCTGCTCTCGGAAATACCTGGTTCCTTGGCTAGCTCACCAGAGACAATGCAGTCCTCTGGCTCAAGGAAACAGCTTGACATTCATAAAGGCGAGGCACCAGGCACCATGAGGGAGCAGAAGGGTGGATATGTTAGCTTGCCCCAGGTGGCTAAAGCCCTATGAACTTACCTCCACATCACAACCAGTGTGTTTgctcataagcatgaggacctgagttcaatccccagaacccatgtaaaaagtcaagTGCACGCTTATAATCCCAATGATGGTGTGATGGAAActagagacaggggatccctggaCTTGTGGCTGGTTAATCCAGCCTGTTTGGTGAAATTCTAAGCTAATGAGAGATCccgctgtcctctgacctccaaatgcatatacacatgtatgtatgcttgcgtacacatacacatgcacccacatggacacacacaattaatttaaTAATAGATTCATTTCCTCCATGAATCCAGGAGATTCTATGTGGAAGGGTGAGCTTCCAATCTTCCAGGTAGGCACAGCCCACGTAAGGATGTGGCAGTTAACTTGATTGAAACTTAATTGCCTGTCATATACCCAGACCTCCCGGGGCCATTTTGCTTTACACTGGCATGGTGAAGTCTGGGATTGGGTGGAATCTGGAGCTAGACCACCCTCAGAGGGGAATTGGTCTATCTCAACAGGAAATGGCAGGAAGATCCCATTTAAGAGAAGCAGTTTTTCTGTCAGCACAGGGACCTGGAGCAGGAAGGAGGCTTGCTGACTGCAGTACCAGGAAGCTGCCTGCAGGTGGACAACGCCATATAGCATCAGGAAGGCACCTGGATGCAGGTCCCTAGCAAGGAGTCTGGAAGGAGCAGGATCCCAGAACAGGGTCCGAGGGGTGACTCGTGGAACCAGGGGGTCATTGCTGGTAGATTTGGGGCACCAAGGAGAGCAGCTGTGTAGTACCAGTGCAGCCATTTCAGCTTCAGGGTGAACTCTCACAGCAAAAGTCATAGCACACATCAccctctccattttcctgatgAAAATTGAGGTTCGCAGAGGTTAAACTCTCCCGTGGCCCTCAGTGATCCCACTTGCCCACACTTGCTCATTTTCAGTTCCATATGTTTCAAAGTCAGGACATGCTATTCCTTTGACTAAAATGCTTTGCCTTGCCATTCACTTGGTCATCTCCTCCTCATTCTTCAAGTTTTGACTTAAATGAACTTGTGCTGATGTTTATACCATACCTGACCTGCTGACCCCTAATGCTTCTGCTCTGGACTTCCATCATAGCAGTACCCACCTGTATTTTCTCTCCGTGGTGATAACTGTGAAGACTTATGTGGTTAAAAGCTGATATCCCCAATGCAGTGTAATTCCAGTGAGGTCATAGCTGTCCTGTACACTTACGCACAGTCCCTGACACATAGATAACATCATTAAGGGTGTGAGCTAGACAGAAGGACAGTCTCAGACCTGGAGCAGGGCTCAGAGCCAGCCTGGCAGCCAGGGGATGGGGCAGGTGCCAGAAGCTGGGCTGGCAGAACTGGCTAGGAGGTGCCGGTTGGAAAGCTTCCTGCCTGAAAAATACAAACTCTCTCACTATAGAACTCTGCCTCTTATAGACCTTGGCAAGTTTCAAGGGGTTTTGAGACCCTCAAATGTATAAATACTAGCAACTCCAGGAAAGCATTCCTCTGAGTAAACTCCCCCAGGATGAGCTGAGAAAGTTGCTGTGCCAGGGAAGGACACCATAGCCCGTGTCCTTGAAGCACATTTTTCTCCACTGAACAGCAATGGAATTGAATGTCATAGCTATGACCTTTAAAAGTTgatctgagccgggcggtggtggcgctcgcctttaatcccagcacttgggaggcagaggcaggcggatctctgtgagttcgaggccaacctgggctaccaagtgagttccaggaaaggcgcaaagctacacagagaaaccctgtcttgaaaccccccccccaaaaaaaaattgatcTGATTTGAGcatgccccctcccccttccttttagTAGCAAAACTACTAAAAGCCTCAGGTACTGGTCCTCTCCATCCACCTTGTTACAGACGTCAGTGGTGTTGTATGCAGCTTTCACAGGGCCCCAGGGATTCAAACTCGGGTCTCCATgctttgtgcagcaagtgctcttactcacAGAGCATCTCCTTTGCCCCCCTTTTAGTTTTTTAATAGCACTGAAAAAGAACCAAACAGATAAAGCCAGGGCGAGAATGCTCAAGTGGTTAGATAGCGTGGTTCATCCCCAGAAACTCTGAAATCTATGGAAACTCTGGTTTTGACCAGAGTCCTTGTAAGCCACGAATGACTGACGGGAGCTGCTCTTGCAGGTAAGAAGCAGCTCGCCATCTTGGGGAGCACGGAAGCAGAGTCCTCTGATGACAGCCTCGTCGATCTGGTAAGTGCAGAAGGATGGTCAATTGCAGAATTGCCAAAATACCGCTTTTATGATGAATTGGTATTTCAGAGAAATGCAGTCTTTGGTGGAAGAAAGTCGAGTAACCTTTTATGAAATAGACTTGCTTCCTCCCAGACAGCTCCCTTTTGCAAAGCGCTAatctttgaactttttaaaagaggCAAAATTGAAGTCCAGGGAAAATGACGGGCACAGTATAAAATGACTGGGGTGTACACTTGCAATCTTCCCTCTACGACGGGTGCGAAAGGCCAGGCCGTGCTCCCATGAAATCGGCGCACTCTCAGGACTAGTAAAGTGCCCGATGGCCTGTCAGGCACACCATCTGTTTGCCCTTCAGTGCTCAGCTTGCCAGCAGGCCACTTTACTTCCATAAAGAGGAAGAGAACACCCCCTACCCCCAATCCTGCAGCAGTTCCCTTTCTCATCAGAGGACTGCTTAAAACGCAAACTCTCCTGTTTAAAATAAGTTGTTTTCCCCCCACTTCAGGCTGTTGGACTCGGTGCCCGGTTTATCAAGTTGGGGGGTCTTTCTCGGGGTGAACGGGTGACCAAATACAACCGCCTCCTGGCTATAGAGGAAGAACTCATCCAGAGTGGAACATGGGGTATGTGCTGCTTTCCTGCTTTGTTTTCCCTTGGCCGTGAATAAGGGAACAAAGATTGGAAGGGAGGGAATAGAAGGCCCTCAGCAGGAGGGCGGGACAATCCAAAGACTGTAAATCAGAGCTGACAAGAGCAGGATGGCACTCGCCACAATGTCCATTGTTGGCTTAATGGATTATCTATTTACCTGAATGCTTAAGACTCTCACCACCCTTCTCCTTGCTGAATAGGCTGCTTGGTGCTTTTCAATAGAATTAATTGATTGGAATCTCCAAGCCTGCCTTTTGTTATGGCCCAAGTTATACTTAAGGTTTCTCTGCACAGCCCCTGAAGTTAAAGGCAGCCAGTTCCTTCTGGAAACAACTTGTTTCACTTCCCACACGTAGGCAGCATGTTGACTCGGACGT
This genomic window from Peromyscus leucopus breed LL Stock unplaced genomic scaffold, UCI_PerLeu_2.1 scaffold_507, whole genome shotgun sequence contains:
- the LOC119087245 gene encoding enolase 4-like, coding for MSDLVEITHLIDSKKQLAILGSTEAESSDDSLVDLAVGLGARFIKLGGLSRGERVTKYNRLLAIEEELIQSGTWGSSEEHNFASFQEDAEKTPEAIAEETLGPLDSIFPTEVVEESAKL